In Sporanaerobacter acetigenes DSM 13106, the genomic window TTCACTTTCATATTCTGTTCCTCCGAGGACTACTATTGAAGGAATTATTGCAGCTTTATTGGGATATGAAAGGGATAGCTATTATGATTTATTAGATGTAGATAAATTGAATGTAGCAGTCAGAAAAATTGGAGAATCAAGAAAAGTAATGCAATCTCTTAATTATATAAAGGCAGATAGCCCAGGAAAATTGAATTTTCCTAAAGAACATACTCAAATTCCTTTTGAAATTTTAACAGCAGATAAAAATATAAGGTATAGGTTATATGTAAATCATGAAAACGTAGATGTTTTGAAAGAAATTGAAGAAAGAACTATGCAAAATAGACCAGTATTTCCTCTTTATTTTGGAAGCGCTCCATTTAGTTGCTATATAGAATATGTAGACAAAGCTGAATGGAATTGGAGTACTAGCGATCAATATAAAATTATTTCTTCAGTTATAAATAGTGAGAAAGTTGAAGAAATAGATATAGAGAGTGTAGAGGGTTCTTTACTTAAAGAAAGGATGCCAAGGAGTTTTGGGGAAAATAGAACAATAAAAGAAGTCACGACTTATGTATATGAGGAAAGTGGACAACCTTTGAAGGTTAAGTTTAGTGAAAAGTATTGTGAACTTTCAAATGGTGAAAATATTATATTCTTATAAATTGAAGGTGATACTGTGAAATATTATTCTCATCCAGGTAAGCTATTGATAGACCATTTAATAGAAGTAAGAGACATATCCATAGATAAAGTTCCTATTGAATATAAAAAAGCATATGAAATTATATCTTTGTCTCATGATTTTGGGAAATATACTTCGTATTTTCAAAAATATTTGAATGATAGAGAAAAGTCGGATTTATCTAATCACGGATTTATTTCTGCAGTATTTGGAGCTTATATAGGTCTTCGGAATTTTGGGGAAGGAAATATCCTTCCCTTGATCGTATACAATACTATCTTACATCATCATGGGAATTTGGAGAGCTTTTCGAAGGACCTTCCTAGCAACTTTAAAAAAGTATCCAGAACAAGCTTTTCTATGAATACATTGGAAAAAATAGATATTGGTTATGAACAGATTGAAGATATGAGAAACAATATAGATTTTATAAAACCTGATATGAAGGCATTAGAAATATTAGAAGAGTTTGAAAACTTTATTCAAGAAGATAATGTTATTGAACAAACTTTAACCAAATTAAGGAGAATAGATTTATTAGCTATTAGAAATTTAAAATCCGAAGAAAATTATTTTATTCATCAGGTATTGTATTCTGCATTGATTTCAGCAGATAAAATTAGTGCTTCAAAAATGCCTATACCTTTAGAAATTTATGCTAATTATGATGTATTAGATAATGCTAGAAAAAATAAATTTAAAGGTTCCAAAGAACCTATAGATAATATAAGGACTGAAATATTTGAAAAGGCAATAAGTAATGTTGAAAAGAATTATAATAAATCTAAAATATTTTCTATAACTTCTCCGACTGGGACGGGTAAAACTTTTACAGGATTTTTTTCAGCTTTGAAATTAAGAGAACTGCTTGGAGGTAACAGAAAAATTATATATTCCTTACCTTTTACTTCTATTATAGATCAAAACTATGATGTAATATCAGATATACTCAAATATATGGAAGGGTTTGAAAAGAATTATAGCAGATACATTATAAAACATCACAATCTATCTACTGTTGAATATGAGAGTGAATATAGAGATTATTCTAAAACTGAAGCAGAACTTTTAATAGAAAATTGGTCTAGTGGTATTGTTGTGACGACCTTTGTACAGCTTTTAGAGACGTTGGTAGGTACAAGAAATAGAATGTTAAAGAAATTTATTTCTATGCAAGGTTCGATTATTATTTTAGATGAAATTCAAGCTATTGATATAAAATATTTTGAAATGGTTGATTATATTCTGAAAAAGGCCTGTGAATATTTAGATGTAAGGATTATTATTATGACAGCTACTAAACCTTTAATATTGACTGATTCTTTAGAGCTTTTAGCCGATAATTATGAGTATTTTAAAATGTTTAATAGAACTAGACTTATTCCTAAAATGGATAAAATCACTATAGACGAATTTGTTGAAGAATTTATAGATACATTAGAAGAAAAATCATACATGATAGTTTGCAATACTATTAGTGAATCCTTAAAGATTTATGAAGAGTTGAAATTGTTAGACAGAGATATATATTATTTATCTACTAACATTCTTCCAGTTCATAGAAGGGATAGAATAAATGAAATAAAAGATAAGTTAAATAGAGGAGATAAATTGATTCTTGTATCCACTCAGGTGGTTGAGGCAGGCGTGGATTTGGATTTTGATGCAGTAATAAGGGATATGGGACCAATTGATTCCATTATTCAGTGTGCTGGTAGATGCAATAGAAATATGAAGAATGAAGTAGGGGATGTGTATATATATAATATTATAGACGAAAATGAAAAAACTTTTGGTAGTTATGTTTATGGAAATACTTTAATGAATATTTCTAAAGATGTTTTAGAAATGAAGAAAGAAATTTATGAAGAAGAATATTTTAATTTGATAAACGACTATTTTCAAAATATAAAAGAAAATAAATCTCAACAAGTATCTAAAGAATACATTGAGTCTATTAAAGAAATGGATTTTTCAGAAGGAGAATATTCAATAAATACATTTTCTTTAATCAAAAATAATCCTGGATATATTGACGTGTTCTTTATGTATGATGATTTTGCAGAAAAAGCATATGAAGAATATATGAAGCTGTCATTAATCAATGATTTTAATAAAAAAAGAGAAATATATTTAGAAATACAAAG contains:
- a CDS encoding CRISPR-associated helicase/endonuclease Cas3; its protein translation is MKYYSHPGKLLIDHLIEVRDISIDKVPIEYKKAYEIISLSHDFGKYTSYFQKYLNDREKSDLSNHGFISAVFGAYIGLRNFGEGNILPLIVYNTILHHHGNLESFSKDLPSNFKKVSRTSFSMNTLEKIDIGYEQIEDMRNNIDFIKPDMKALEILEEFENFIQEDNVIEQTLTKLRRIDLLAIRNLKSEENYFIHQVLYSALISADKISASKMPIPLEIYANYDVLDNARKNKFKGSKEPIDNIRTEIFEKAISNVEKNYNKSKIFSITSPTGTGKTFTGFFSALKLRELLGGNRKIIYSLPFTSIIDQNYDVISDILKYMEGFEKNYSRYIIKHHNLSTVEYESEYRDYSKTEAELLIENWSSGIVVTTFVQLLETLVGTRNRMLKKFISMQGSIIILDEIQAIDIKYFEMVDYILKKACEYLDVRIIIMTATKPLILTDSLELLADNYEYFKMFNRTRLIPKMDKITIDEFVEEFIDTLEEKSYMIVCNTISESLKIYEELKLLDRDIYYLSTNILPVHRRDRINEIKDKLNRGDKLILVSTQVVEAGVDLDFDAVIRDMGPIDSIIQCAGRCNRNMKNEVGDVYIYNIIDENEKTFGSYVYGNTLMNISKDVLEMKKEIYEEEYFNLINDYFQNIKENKSQQVSKEYIESIKEMDFSEGEYSINTFSLIKNNPGYIDVFFMYDDFAEKAYEEYMKLSLINDFNKKREIYLEIQRYIKDYTISIPIKYFRNFVAERGMIFLPREGIEQYYDNETGFKREGNDECMIF
- the cas5b gene encoding type I-B CRISPR-associated protein Cas5b encodes the protein MMNMKMIIFDLYGRFAHFRKFYTNSSSLSYSVPPRTTIEGIIAALLGYERDSYYDLLDVDKLNVAVRKIGESRKVMQSLNYIKADSPGKLNFPKEHTQIPFEILTADKNIRYRLYVNHENVDVLKEIEERTMQNRPVFPLYFGSAPFSCYIEYVDKAEWNWSTSDQYKIISSVINSEKVEEIDIESVEGSLLKERMPRSFGENRTIKEVTTYVYEESGQPLKVKFSEKYCELSNGENIIFL